A genome region from bacterium SCSIO 12844 includes the following:
- a CDS encoding DUF2141 domain-containing protein, producing MYRNRVICIILSILPLSLFAANLTVDVTNINSTKGQIIIGLFNNPQSFPHAGEKYTAKKIKPITGDAASTTFKNLPTGEYAVIAFHDSNDDGKLDRKFGRPIEQYGFSNNATGFMGPPSFSAAGVKLSKDQTKKITIKLNDA from the coding sequence ATGTATAGAAATAGAGTAATTTGTATCATATTAAGTATTTTGCCATTATCCCTATTTGCTGCAAATTTAACGGTTGATGTAACGAATATCAATAGTACAAAAGGGCAAATTATTATAGGTTTATTTAATAATCCGCAAAGCTTTCCGCATGCAGGAGAAAAATATACAGCTAAGAAAATTAAACCAATTACAGGGGATGCTGCATCAACAACTTTCAAAAATCTACCAACAGGGGAATATGCAGTTATCGCCTTCCATGATTCTAATGATGATGGTAAGTTAGATCGAAAATTTGGAAGGCCGATTGAGCAATATGGTTTTAGTAATAATGCAACAGGCTTTATGGGGCCACCATCATTTAGTGCAGCAGGGGTGAAATTATCCAAAGATCAAACAAAGAAAATTACAATTAAACTGAATGATGCTTGA
- a CDS encoding SMP-30/gluconolactonase/LRE family protein: MKIRALENSLNDCGEMPVWHQKEQVLYWVDVLKPKLFSYHLTSDSYYEYTLPDCIYFMEIAPDGYLYAILGNDLVQLHINDHKLQIKKIIENLCDDSRVRFNDGKFDAKGRLFSGTMDFEQKNPIGKLYCISPSGKIEVVDEGFIVSNGTDFNHDFTSMYFTDSRQSTIYQYDYNLENGSISNKRPLVIYDHGDGVPDGMAVDRNGDLWIAVWSGWRIDHFSSDGQLIESIKTTARNMTCPVFAGDNQQLLFATSATFDLEAINDMGKDAGKTLLIDLKD, from the coding sequence ATGAAAATACGCGCGCTTGAAAATAGTTTAAATGATTGTGGAGAGATGCCAGTTTGGCATCAAAAAGAGCAGGTGCTTTACTGGGTTGATGTACTAAAACCAAAATTATTTAGTTATCATCTAACAAGTGACAGTTATTATGAATATACACTTCCCGATTGTATTTACTTTATGGAGATCGCACCTGATGGTTATCTATATGCTATTTTGGGAAATGATTTAGTCCAGCTGCATATTAATGATCATAAACTCCAGATAAAAAAGATTATAGAAAATTTGTGTGATGATTCGCGTGTTAGATTTAATGATGGTAAATTTGATGCTAAGGGTAGGCTTTTTTCAGGCACGATGGATTTTGAACAAAAAAATCCGATTGGAAAATTATATTGTATTTCTCCATCAGGTAAAATAGAAGTTGTTGATGAAGGCTTTATCGTTTCAAATGGTACGGATTTTAATCATGATTTTACTTCAATGTATTTTACTGATAGTAGGCAAAGTACAATCTATCAATATGATTATAATTTAGAAAATGGCAGTATTTCAAATAAGCGGCCTTTAGTTATTTACGATCATGGCGATGGTGTACCAGATGGTATGGCCGTAGATAGAAACGGAGACCTATGGATCGCCGTGTGGTCTGGTTGGAGAATAGATCATTTTTCATCAGATGGCCAACTTATTGAATCGATTAAAACAACCGCACGAAATATGACTTGTCCTGTTTTTGCAGGAGATAATCAACAGTTATTATTTGCAACCTCTGCAACTTTTGATTTAGAAGCAATTAACGATATGGGTAAAGATGCCGGAAAAACATTATTAATTGATTTGAAAGATTAG
- a CDS encoding secondary thiamine-phosphate synthase enzyme YjbQ gives MSMQKQLEINTSGRGIYDITSSINSLVISANISAGLCHIFCQHTSCSLTLCENYDDDVKVDIETYLSELVVDGDSRFLHTAEGKDDMSAHIRTMLTQSELTIPIIDNHLALGRWQGINLYEHRYGSYHRNLMITLIG, from the coding sequence ATGTCTATGCAAAAACAATTAGAAATTAACACTTCAGGTCGTGGAATTTATGATATTACAAGTAGTATTAATTCATTAGTTATCAGTGCTAATATATCAGCTGGTTTATGTCACATCTTTTGTCAGCATACTAGCTGTTCTTTAACCCTATGTGAAAATTATGATGATGATGTTAAAGTGGATATTGAAACCTATTTATCAGAGTTAGTCGTTGATGGAGATAGTCGCTTTTTACATACAGCTGAAGGTAAAGATGATATGTCAGCACATATACGCACGATGTTAACGCAAAGTGAGCTTACGATTCCAATTATTGATAATCATTTGGCATTAGGCCGTTGGCAAGGAATAAATCTATATGAACATCGCTATGGCAGCTATCATAGAAATTTGATGATAACATTAATTGGCTAA